A stretch of DNA from Drosophila virilis strain 15010-1051.87 chromosome 5, Dvir_AGI_RSII-ME, whole genome shotgun sequence:
GGTAAAGACCGATGTGGATGGCTTATCATCCGACTTCAAGCCGAAACTGAAACCGTTCGTTTTTGGCGGCGAGGtggcggcagcagccgcagctgcttCTTGGCCGCCAAAGAAAAAGCCCTGCTTGGGTGAATCCGTTTTGTTGCTCGCAGCCGTTGTTGCCGGTTTGACACCAAAACTGAAAATGCTGGCCGGCGAAGCTGTGCTGGACGTTGCCTCAGACTTGGTTGGTGTGGTACTTGGCTTTTGTATATTGCCAAAGGAAAAGAGCGGCGCTGTCACAGTGGTTGTGGTGCCGCCACTGGTAATTGTGCAATTTGGCTTTTTGCCAAAGGACAAGGACGGTAAAGTTGTCCCGGTGGCAGTCGTTGTGGTGGGTTTGCCAAAGAAGAAGCCAGTAGCAGGTGCGTTCGTTGCaaatgccgctgctgctggcgttaTTGCTGGTGGTTTCgatgttactgctgctgctgctgttgttgtttttgttgttggtgctaCAACTGCGGTTGTTGTGATTGCGGTTGTTGTttctgattttgttgttggcgaAGGCGTCTTTGTCAGGCTTGACGTGGCATTACTTTTGGCTTCATCCTTCTGCCGCAACTCCTTTGCATACTTGTCGTAGCTGTCGAATACTGGGCTCAGTAAACAATAGGGATTCTTGTCCATATGCTCTTGCAGGAATTTCATCACGGCCATGTTCAATTCAGCCACATTATCGCGATATTCCAATGAGGCGGTGATTGCATTGCCCGCTGTTGCCTTCTCTGCGGGCACCGCCGACTTGAACATCGAGACGGGTGTCTTGGGAAACATTGTTGTTGGTTCGTTAGCTGTTGTATTGCCAAAAATGGAAGTGGTTGCGACTGCTCGAGTTGtgctggggctgctgctggacAGGGAGTTGCTCGTTAAATCATTCTTGATATTTGCTTCAACTGTTAAACGTTTGGCTGGTGGTGGTGTTATTGCTGCATCATCCTTGGCGGTGCTGATGCTCGTGCTTGGCTTTGGGGAGCTCTCAGCGAActttgcagcagttgcagccgcAGCCGGCAAGTTGGACAGGAATGCAAACGGAGTGCcggtggctgcggctgctgcaggcTTGCCAAAACCTAAACACCAACAAGTGTTATCAATGAAACAAACCCACTTTGAATAACTTGAACGCACCTGAAAAGCCGCTAAATACACTTCTGCTGGGACTCTCGCCGGCATCGTCGGCGTCTGCCGAGCCGATAGCCGCCTTGCGCCTTGTTGCCTTCTTGATAACGCGTGCTTTTAGTTCTTCCGGCGGCGCCGTTCGGAATGTGCCGCGCTCCTCTGGCTCATCCTCTTGATCCCAGTTATCGTGGTTCAGATTCGATGTAGCTTGCCGTTTACCAGccatttgttattattaatgtataaaatatatatgtatgtttcaGAAGCAAAAAGGAAATATATTGCAGTGCTCGCTTGTTCAGTACTGAGTGAACACAAACGAGTTCGCGGAACTGGATAATTGAACTATTTTTCTTCAGTTCTATTTAGCCAGTTCAGGGCAGGTATGCAGCGTTTCGTTCTTGCTATACGAGTGCACGAAAATATCGGCTacaatctatatatttatataaagttACTGTATGTGTTAGAAACTATTAAGGcagtatttatgtaaataagcaaataattaataaaaatgcttGGCCTTATAAAAACACTTCTTTGGGATATATGCATTTGAGAACCAGCGTTGTTCAACAGCTTTCTGAGTGTCCAGCCCTTAAACTCATAGCCACTGTGCTGGCTGTACGATTTGTATATTTCAGGCATATTTAGTACTTTCCTGAACATAAAGTATGGACAACACTGCTACATTGTACGCGAAGACGACGACGCCAGCAGAGCAgcaaaaaattgcaatattaataatatataattttactCCGGCCCGGGCTCGTCgtaactaaatttaaaaatcgccACTAACTATGCCCAATTGTTAACAATAATTGATGAGTGTTAGCAATGTGACAAACAGTTGTTGTGTGTAAATATGCGCGGCGCATTTCTCTACTACTGTAACATTAATTGCGcttcgactgcgactgcgactcgAATTTTGCTGCAAGATGAGGCGATCAGGTGGCGCGCCTAAAAAATTGTacggcaaacaacaaaaaaatgtgtgCGTAAATCAAATGTGCAACGGCAGCGTGTGTGAAAGTGTACAATATTAAAAGGAGTAACGTGAAAATTGCTGCAGAAGGAAGAGAGCAATAGTTGCTCTCATACAGACGTACGTGCCTACACCAATACCAATACAAACGTATCTcacgcacaaacaaacacatacacgcgGGGACGCACACCAAACACGAAGAGAAGGCATCGTAAACGTTGTCGTTGTTATCCTGTTTATTCCTGTTGCCTCGTTGTGTGATCCTTTATTGTtgcccgcagcagcagcagctgtgccgTCTGCTGCTACAATTCAAAAACGGCACACAAAACACATTCGTGTCCGCGTCGTATTTCTGCTTTGCCTTGCAGTCGACATTtctcgttttgttgttgttgttgttgcctgggTGTCCTTGAAGTTCGCCTGCGCCCGTTGTGCTGTTTTCAAGTGtgagaaaaccaaaaaaaaataacagataCAAAAAGTGTGCCCAGAAGcaaataaagcaacaacaatataaaaatgcCGCCAGCATTAATTGGCATCTCTGAGTTCGTGGAGGAGACGCGCGATGATTACAATTCGCCCACCACCTCCACCTTTGCGTCCCGCATGCCGGATTGCCGTCAAACGATTAGCATATTGGAAGAGGTAAGCATTAACTcgcgcactctctctctctctctctctcgctcagcCGCTCACATAAGTTCAAGGTAGCTAATCAATGATCCAGCGCTATAAattgcatgcacacacatttactGCATATACTGTGCTGTCTTATGTACTCTCccccacaaaaaaaattgtttattatgtaCTTTCACAGTGGGGCCCAtggaaagcaaaaattaaaacaaataggTATTGCATTAAATTGGCGTTGCGCCAACTTAAACCTCACAACCTgtcccccccctccccccgccCTCGTTCGCTCCATTTGCTGCcatacaatttgcatttgttctACGATGACGTCGTCGGCGGCGGCAATTGCAGGTGGTTTTGTCTTCTCCCTacattaaaagtcataaataaTGAAAGTGCACATTCTCAAATCAATGCAGCTGGCCCGTTGAATTCCAACCCTCCACCCACTTGCCGCTTTCGGCGTAGCCACTCGACAACGCAATACTTTATTTTTAGtcattgcagctgctgttactccccataaaaaacacacacacacacacacgaacacacacatacacattgtTATGCGTTTGCAGCAGTTCAGGCTGTGATAAGGGCAAGTGCGGGCGGAAAGGCGAATGATAAAGCAGACGTCGGCATATGTGTCGCATATTTAGCTTAAAGCTGTTGCATTCCCGCGATCGAAGCTTATCAGAACGTGCGCGTTCACATTTGATTACGCATAAGAATCGCCTATGCTTTGGCTGTTCCCTAAAACATTTCTCGACGAAATCTCTGCGCTCCAATTCCTTTGCTAAAATTAGCCATTGCAGTCAGCCGCAGCACCGTGGTCTTTGCTCACATTTTCAGCTCATTTTAATTTGAGCTTAAAAGCTTCATGTTGAATAAAAGCTCGTGTAAAATGATCCATTAAGCTAGCCTAAAGCTTTAAGCTGGCGCAATTGTAATAAATGAATACAATTAAACGTAATTCGCGTTTGCTTAGCCATTAAACTGAATAGATTAACTCTAATGAATAGCATTTTCGTGGAATTTACAGAATCCCCCAAAGCTTtttatgaaatgaaattgttttacaGATTTTGTACCACTGTGCACTAAATTAGCCCCAATGTCTTTCAAGACACGTCACCTGAGAGCGCGCCCTGATTTTGTTTGTTCCGGACGAATGTTTGACAGcgaattaaatgtttaatatttaattacacTGATGGGTTTCACAGTtcgacccaaaaaaaaaaacgggcaaatcaataaataaacccGAAAGAGACACACCTTTTTGTCTGTGTTTTGGCACAGCCAAGAATAGAATTTTGCTGTAATACATATAGAGTTTACCTTTATGTGATTGGTCTATATGAAATAAGTATTAAATCCTCGCACACAATAAGGCTATTATTTACAGTGCAGCTTATACACAATTCgtatttgtataataataataatataaataaaatgcggTTTCGGCTAAAAAGTAACC
This window harbors:
- the Nup50 gene encoding nuclear pore complex protein Nup50; this encodes MAGKRQATSNLNHDNWDQEDEPEERGTFRTAPPEELKARVIKKATRRKAAIGSADADDAGESPSRSVFSGFSGFGKPAAAAATGTPFAFLSNLPAAAATAAKFAESSPKPSTSISTAKDDAAITPPPAKRLTVEANIKNDLTSNSLSSSSPSTTRAVATTSIFGNTTANEPTTMFPKTPVSMFKSAVPAEKATAGNAITASLEYRDNVAELNMAVMKFLQEHMDKNPYCLLSPVFDSYDKYAKELRQKDEAKSNATSSLTKTPSPTTKSETTTAITTTAVVAPTTKTTTAAAAVTSKPPAITPAAAAFATNAPATGFFFGKPTTTTATGTTLPSLSFGKKPNCTITSGGTTTTVTAPLFSFGNIQKPSTTPTKSEATSSTASPASIFSFGVKPATTAASNKTDSPKQGFFFGGQEAAAAAAATSPPKTNGFSFGLKSDDKPSTSVFTGFGKPPGETKLPAPSTGFSFTSGATPFTFGNVKPPTASESAETNADNEDEDRPPVVEFNKVVEDDAIFSKRCKVFVKKDKDFVDRGVGTLYLKPVKDSEKTQMLVRADTNLGNILVNLILTDGLPCQRMGKNNVMMVCIPTPDEPKALSMLLRVKTGEEADELLEQIKKHTV